Proteins encoded by one window of Methyloterricola oryzae:
- a CDS encoding aminotransferase class V-fold PLP-dependent enzyme: MPGRNHLYVPGPTNIPDAVLSAMHVPSQDHRAPDFPKLVKPLLEDLKKIFRTEKGQCFIFPATGTAGWEIALTNTLSPGDKVLTYRFGQFSHLWIDLAKRLGLDVEFHEVPWGQGVPVDHLEARLKEDKSHQIKAVLACHNETATGVTSDLPAIRKAIDAAAHPALFYIDGVSSIASIEFRMDEWGVDVALSGSQKGFMLPAGLALLCFSQKALAAREGAQCKRAFLDIYDHTVHNPGGYFPYTPSIPLLHGLRKALDLLLEEGLDTVYARHARLAEGTRRAVAAWGLKLCAQDPKWYSNTVSAIVVPEGFDARDVMHYAYHRYNLSLGAGLSEVMGKVFRIGHLGDLNELMLCSAIAGAEMAMRDVGIQVTPGSGVGAACEYWRETAPALAPR; encoded by the coding sequence ATGCCAGGCCGCAACCATCTGTACGTCCCAGGACCCACCAACATCCCGGATGCCGTGCTCAGCGCCATGCATGTGCCCTCGCAGGACCATCGCGCGCCGGATTTTCCCAAACTGGTCAAGCCGCTGCTGGAGGATCTGAAAAAGATCTTCCGCACCGAGAAGGGTCAGTGCTTCATCTTCCCCGCCACCGGCACCGCCGGCTGGGAAATCGCCCTCACCAATACCCTCTCGCCCGGGGACAAGGTGCTGACCTACCGTTTCGGCCAGTTCAGCCATCTGTGGATCGATCTGGCCAAGCGCCTGGGCCTGGACGTGGAATTCCACGAGGTGCCCTGGGGCCAGGGCGTGCCGGTGGATCATCTGGAGGCGCGTCTGAAGGAAGACAAGTCTCACCAGATCAAAGCCGTGCTGGCCTGCCATAACGAAACCGCGACCGGCGTCACCAGCGACCTGCCAGCCATTCGCAAGGCTATCGACGCCGCCGCGCACCCGGCCCTGTTCTACATCGATGGCGTCAGTTCCATCGCTTCCATCGAGTTCCGCATGGACGAATGGGGCGTGGACGTGGCCTTGAGCGGCTCGCAGAAGGGCTTCATGCTGCCCGCTGGCCTCGCTTTGCTGTGCTTCAGCCAGAAGGCGCTGGCGGCCCGCGAAGGGGCGCAATGCAAGCGCGCCTTCCTGGATATCTACGACCACACGGTGCACAACCCGGGCGGCTATTTCCCCTACACCCCCTCGATTCCGCTGTTGCATGGCCTGCGCAAGGCCCTGGACCTGCTGCTGGAGGAAGGCCTGGACACGGTCTACGCGCGACACGCGCGACTGGCCGAGGGTACCCGCCGCGCGGTGGCTGCCTGGGGCCTCAAGCTGTGCGCCCAGGATCCCAAGTGGTACTCCAACACGGTGTCCGCCATCGTCGTTCCCGAAGGCTTCGACGCCCGTGACGTGATGCACTATGCCTATCACCGCTACAACCTGTCCCTGGGGGCCGGCCTATCGGAAGTGATGGGCAAGGTGTTCCGTATCGGGCATCTGGGCGATCTGAACGAATTGATGCTGTGCAGCGCCATTGCCGGCGCCGAAATGGCCATGCGTGACGTGGGGATTCAGGTCACGCCCGGCAGCGGCGTGGGCGCGGCCTGTGAATACTGGCGGGAAACCGCCCCCGCCCTGGCGCCGCGCTAA
- a CDS encoding PilT/PilU family type 4a pilus ATPase: protein MDFESLLMLMAHKKASDLFIVPGREPCLKVDGAIQPIASTKLNAEQARQIVMSVMNQRQRDEFENTKECNFAISSEGLGRFRVSAYIQRDTPGMVLRRIETHIPTVEELHLPEIINDLAMTKRGLILFVGATGTGKSTSLAAMIKYRNEHSSGHIITIEDPLEYVHPHAGCIVSQREVGIDTESYEVALKNTLRQAPDVILIGEIRTRETMQHAITFAETGHLCLSTLHANNANQALDRILHFFPEDMHPQLFMDLSLNLRGIVAQQLIRRADGKGRYPAVEILLNTPLASDHIRKGEVHKLKELMKQSREQGMQTFDQALYDLYKAGKISYEDALHSADSKNEVRLMIKLGETGSIEKYSSQHDNMFIVDDD, encoded by the coding sequence ATGGATTTTGAATCCCTGCTGATGCTCATGGCTCACAAGAAGGCCTCGGACCTTTTCATCGTCCCGGGCCGTGAGCCCTGCTTGAAGGTCGACGGCGCCATCCAGCCCATCGCCAGCACCAAGCTGAACGCGGAACAGGCGCGCCAGATCGTGATGAGCGTGATGAATCAGCGCCAGCGCGATGAATTCGAGAACACCAAGGAGTGTAATTTCGCCATTTCATCGGAAGGTCTCGGCCGCTTCCGCGTCAGTGCCTACATCCAGCGCGACACGCCCGGCATGGTGCTGCGCCGCATCGAGACCCATATTCCCACGGTGGAGGAACTGCACCTGCCGGAGATCATCAACGATCTCGCCATGACCAAGCGCGGCCTGATCCTGTTTGTGGGCGCCACCGGCACCGGCAAATCCACCTCGTTGGCGGCGATGATCAAGTACCGCAACGAGCATTCCAGCGGCCACATCATCACCATCGAGGACCCGCTGGAATATGTGCACCCCCATGCCGGTTGCATCGTGTCCCAGCGCGAGGTGGGAATAGACACCGAATCCTACGAGGTGGCCCTGAAGAATACACTGCGCCAGGCGCCGGATGTCATTCTCATCGGCGAAATCCGCACCCGCGAGACCATGCAGCATGCCATCACCTTCGCCGAGACCGGCCATCTGTGCCTGAGCACCCTGCACGCCAACAACGCCAACCAGGCCCTGGACCGCATCCTGCATTTCTTCCCCGAGGACATGCATCCCCAGTTGTTCATGGACCTGTCCTTGAATCTGCGGGGCATCGTCGCACAGCAGTTGATCCGCCGCGCCGATGGCAAAGGCCGCTATCCGGCGGTGGAGATCCTGCTGAACACGCCCCTGGCCTCCGACCATATCCGCAAGGGCGAGGTGCACAAGCTTAAGGAGTTGATGAAACAGTCGCGCGAGCAGGGCATGCAGACCTTCGACCAGGCCCTGTACGACCTCTACAAAGCCGGCAAGATCAGCTACGAGGACGCACTGCATTCGGCGGACTCCAAGAACGAGGTCCGTTTGATGATCAAGCTGGGCGAAACCGGCAGCATCGAGAAGTACTCCTCGCAGCATGACAATATGTTCATCGTGGATGACGATTGA